The sequence gagaaacaataattatgaagaaACTTAGagaaaatgaaaatcttttcCCTGTTCACAAGATAATAAcaagcttctgccagtggtttcacctgtATCCCATGGGAACTCTGCACCCTGataaatagcctatagccttcctcgataaatttaatcagatcagtagttcctgagattagcgcgttcaaacaaacatactcttcagctCTATAACATTAGTAGGATATAGATTCACTAAGGTTACTAAGTCATGGTTTTATAGGTCATCTAAGAACCAGGTTATCCGGTATCCCATATATTCCTCACATTAATCAGTCTTTCCGTGGAGTGCACTGTTGGGAACTCGCCGCCCGCTGTCTCGGACTCGACACGACATCCATTGTGATCATAATACCCTAGTACTTATTCGAAGTTGGATAACTGCTGTGTATGgagaaacaataattatgaaaaaaaataacatatatcTTTAAAAGACTATAATCTACTACTGGTTACTAAGTCATGGTTTAATAGGTTAGTTAAGAACCAGGTTATCCAGTATCCCATATTCCTCACATTGGTCCGTCTACCCGTGTAGTGCACTGTTGGGAACTCGCCGCCCGCTGTCTCGGACTCGACACGACATCCATTGTGATCATAATGCCCTAGTACCTACTTGAAGTTGGATAACTGCTGTGTATGGAGACACAATcaatttttgtaaagaaaaatttGTTCTAAGAACCTAAAAGAGGCTTAGGTAAATATAGTTGTAATTTTCCCAAATAAATTGCCATCTCTGCATTTAACTTACAGGACGTTTAATGACACTATCGAACTGAAAAAATGCGAATGCCAGTTCCGACTTGGGACTACCTAGTAACCTATCCTTTTTTTTAGGTTTAGGTGGTCAAAAGAGTCAGTAAATGaattgatcaaataattttaaaatccacaTTTTTGATTGATATAATGTTTTATTCTCTAACTTTTCCCAACTTTGCACTGTGAGTAAAATGAGGTTATTCTCTCCATTTAGTTGACGAGTGCGTTATGTTTATGAACGATAAATACGCAATACAGTTAAATCGGGGAATCCTTCAATTGATAACCGCGACGTTCCTCCGTTTTGTCAATGTTTGcacaattacatatttatggaCATAATTATTCAATTGGAAATTATGTGTAAGTGTTTCACAGTTTACTGTAATATTGTAGGTCAATTTGTCATCAAGTAGCATTTGCCACTAAATAGCACAATTTTATATGTACATAAGTTCCAAGATGAACATCATTTTGCCAATTACATAGcctataaaattaatcataattcaTTGAAATTCATATCCTTATATAAATAACTGAATACCCTTTCATATTTAAGTCttccaaaataataatgaaaatatcttATGTGGACTGATGACAGCCAGTGGCGTCTCTGAGAAGCGAGAGTTTCTGAACTACCCTGACTTAGTCGTCACAATTTTCACATTGAAATATCTTTTTGACCGATTTGCGTACCTTTTTCGGCGATGATGACAGGATTCCATCATGACAACACACAGTCTCCATAGCTGTGCCAACTGCTTTGAGATGAGAATCTCTTAACCCACGTGCATGACGCGTCGTCGACGGTACCTTTACACTGCCCACACGACGCGGTAACTGGAACAGACTCGATAAAAAACAACACTAGCTGTTTATTATTAGGTTGTGATTAACtatgctttttttttataaacatagaCAACAGTCGTTTGTTTGTTATGGTATAGGGAAAATTgggatttttatttcatttttgttccTCTTTAGAAATCGCAATGGTAGTGGCTATTAACTGAATTTTAGTACATTAAGTtatgatgatgaagttagttagaAGCATATGAGATCGAATCAATTGATCTACCCATGTAATATATAAAATGATCATCTTGGTGGTCAGTAAATAACcacttacctacatatgtagACTGGGAAACATAAGAAGATAGTAAAatctaaagtattttttcaggTCTAATACCTAACTATAGAAAAGTTCTAAACATAAATGTGTATGGTAACTTAATTAAACAAGTATAAAAGGATACATTAACATGCAGTTTGCAGTataaactcaatatttttgctTAATCACCTTTTATTAGTTTCAGTGTCAAAGTCACACCTCTGATGACAAAACAGTGCACTGACAGGTCACCTCGAACTTGTTCCATAACCCAGTATGCCAGCAGAACAACCTTGCTCAACCATGTCAGGGTTGCCAACCCCTTCGCAGTTCAGTAATAAAACACCCTTTTTAATTAATCCTGCGGCATCGGGCAACACCATTTGTATACTTACATAGAAGTTGTATGggtatttttcatattttgctgAATATACATATTCCTTGTATCATCAGACTTgaggtattattattattattttattatcatcgaAATATATTTCGTTTTTCACTATGTTTATAATGTGACTTATGATGTGTGTGACACGTAAGGGTGTACAAAAAATGGTATTACATACTAGACTTACTTATGTTGGACCACGTCATAACTGAGATCTGCATCATCACCATCAACCCCATATTACCGGTCTTATTATGAATAATCTTCATATTTAATGCTCATATTTGCTTTGTAGATGAGAACCAATAAAATTGCCAATATACCTCTACAAAGAAATAGGTCAATTACAATGATGTGCGTCTCTGAAATGTCGCGATGATACAATGTTCTAAAATTGACATTCAATCTGAATATGATTCATCGACTACTAAGTGTTTcaagttataatattaatgttgttAATCGTTATATCCACGTATTATCAATGTTTATCATTGAGAAGTGTGTTCTCATTGTTTACACTCACATACAAGTCTAACGTCGAAGATTTTTCAAACTGGaactagatggcgctagtgAGCCGAAACTCGTTAAGGAGTAGATAACGTAGTAAACTGCTGtggaacataaataagtgcagtTTCTTGAACAATTTTTCacgttattttaaaagtaaacacaCAATGTTTCACAAGTCGGATATGTATAGATGTGGAAATTCCTGATTCCTTATGTTCTAAGTCATGCATGTGTGGCAGCATAATTTTTCTATGTtggtaaataaacatgtttgctTTGATCGTTACGTCATGGCTTAGTTCGTGCTAATCTACGTATCGGAGGTATATAATATAGCACAAATATGGCTACTGCGTTCTGTTTAACTTTTGGGCTTCGCATTGACCGCTAAAACTGTATTATAGGTCAGAATGAAAATGAGTACATTCACCGCGTTGGATCGACGATCGCATTTTGTTTAGTTCGCTGCTTAGGatgttgttttaattagtaaaaCAGGGATAATATACCAGAATGAGCATGTATTGTAATCTTTTGGGTCGTTTTTGCGGTAAATCATTAGTTTAGGTATTGCATAAAATAATTGTCTCTTAAATTcttttgtaaattgattttCAGGAGTAAGTATTGCAATGAAAAACAAAGTatacagtttatattttatatttatttattgaccatCTCTTAGCTTAAGACAggaaacatttataaaatagcaGCTagtcacaataataaaattatgataacatTTACAAAAACGTTCTTAAACTAAGTATTTCACAAACAAGTACCTCGCCTCGTAGGTATCAATCTTGCATTATCAATTAACTTACATAACTCATTAGTTACTCTTTGTAGATGCCACGTTTATACataatccaaataaaataatatccaagAACTCATGCGCGTGATTAATTTCGTAGTAAGTACATTTATAGATAACTTTTACACTTACGGGAAAATCTCATTCCGGGAACATTTTTCGCGGAACATAATTTATTGCAACGAGAATTCTTCTTATATTTAGACACGGCTTTGTGTAAGCTTGATAGCTAAATAAACGTGTAATAGATCTatatagtaatattatgtagttcTGTATATAGTATTGCACAATATTGGCACGTTAGTAATTCCTAAATAATCTGCACGTAGACTGTATTACTCATTTCTATTCGTGATGTGCTATGAACTGTTACATCAGTCCTTTCTTTTACGTCATTATCATCAAGTTTATACACTTAGTGATATAGTATATCAACTAATTAAGTAGCCGACTTTATCTCTTCAACATTATTTCAACTGCTTATATTATCCACACGCTcgtccattttatttttgtgtatgttAATTTAAAACCAAATTAATATGTATGGACTAATGTACTGTAAAATGTACATTCTGCAGTTTGGAAGTTCTGTTCAGTACGGTGATGACTCAATCATTTCAACTGATCCTCTGACTCACCGATGGTGGGATATTGAAAAACAGCTCGGGGAATCTATTATTGTAATACGCAGGAGTGCcaagtagtaaataaaatgcCAAATAAGCTGaacttttaagtttatttagatCTCAAGCTCACACGGAACCAATCAAATCATTCAATTTTCTGGAGTATTATCTATACAATATTACAATTTCTTTCAACACATAGTCTCGTTTTGTGTTTTGTCTCGCTCCCTCCCGTCATGCACGAGTGGGACGGACACGAGTTTGATTCAATAATCTGATAGTCTGCAACatccttttctttttcttacatttttccGATCAACACGATTGAATGACTAAAGCTAGAGGCTcggtattaatttatttattttctaagaatCTCACATCGTCCAAAGAGTTGCCACGTTTGAAAATGGTACGAGTACAATCATTATCCTTACGTATAGTGCGACTTGTTGGTAATGACAAACATACAGGAATGTTAGAAAGCACGTAGCTCTAAACAATTCTTGGTCGATTGatgtattagaaaataaaaacccGTTATAGGACAATAGAGTTCATTGATACAAAACTTCATTTACATTTATGAACTTTTCGACTTGACTAACTGTCAGCCGGATCTCTGAATTCTGTGCGCTCTCAAACGTGGCCGATTTACAGTATATTGAAAAATCTACTTATTTGTTAATATGTGCGTTTTTATCTTCAATTTATAAAGTACATTTGCTTGCAAATTCAACTTTGAACAACTAGTGACCAAAATTAATTGGGACACTAATCTTGTATGAACTTTTTGTAGACTTATATCATCCCCTAATAAGGGCAACAGCTAAGTGTACAAGCGCCTAactttataaattttataatacaataatgaTTATTCAACATTACATACAACATACCAAATGATCAAAAGAAAATCATCTACTCGTCACAAATGGTGATCAAAACTCTAAATGCGATCCTACCGTCGGGTAAACGACATTTAAAATTCGGTTAATCCGTATAAAATGGCCGATATAgaaaaggaattatttttttcaagctttttaCAAGCACAATATCCAAACAAGTCGGTTGGGGAAACTAGCACAAATACGACACACAGGCTAGGCTAATATCACAGGAGTGCTGGGAACGGTGCAGAGACCCACCCCAcgccgcgcgcccgccgcccccCCCCTCCCCCGGCCTCCCCCCCTCCGCCCCTCGCCCCGCCGCGACCCCCGCCCCGCGCGCCCGCACGAGCGCCTCCCCTACCTATTTACTATTCAGAGGGGGCGAAACGGGCTACTAGCGATATATTTTGCGACAATTAAGATTTCAAAAGAAAAGGAACTCGCTTGTTCCGCGGATCAATTGCACAATCGAACTATTGATTACTTTCAAATTTATTGCACAACCGTTTGATAAGTAACGCTTTTTATTACACACAATCCCCCAACTTATAAACGTTGTTTCGAATTGAGCAACACTTGTTGCAAgtctgatattaaaattattgtaaaattatattaacaacGCTTATAAGAGGAAAACGTCCACTCTATCTTGCattatacaataaattaacaatgaCACGATAGTTCTCTACAACCCAGATTCAACCCAATTAAATATCATATAATGGTAACAAAGCTTAAAATGGTGACATAAGCAATAGGGTAACattaaaatgtacaaaacaaaaaacgtttaaataaaacttaaagcGATAAAGTACAACAAAACTCGTTCAAAGTAACTCTCGGACTTGTTAGCAAAATGTGAGGCGCGCGCAAACGTTGGACGTTGGCCGCCAATGTTGGGCGAACGTTTCCTCGACGTCGACACGCGCCACTTTGATAAGGAAACTAAAACGCCGTCAAGAGTTACCGATGACACACACATACGTCACAAATTTTCCTTTATCACCTTACAGACTATTAGTAACGTTGGCAATTATATTCGAAATGCAGATCCCTGCAGTAAAACTTGGTTTCCACTTGCCAACAGAATAATCCTTATTATTCCAATCACAGACGTGTATGTGTGCATCAAGAACAACAGTTTCCACTCTATTCAGTAACGTCGAACCGATCTCACAAAGGCAGCACAAAATAAtactattcaaataaaactaaataagcgTGGAAGTCTTGTTACCGCTCGTCTACGCAACCGTTCCCAGTCGTTTTGCACTATCTCTTAATCACTATTTACTTTACAGtacaataataacataataattatcgcTTATAACTATGCCTCCATTATGAACCGTTAATGTTGCACTACAAGTGAGCGCAGTGCCGCGTCACTGTAGCGACAACGTACACTCAGAGTCCTCTGTTTGATAAAAATTAATCGTTGAACACTAATTGGACCGCGCCCGTCGGCAGCGCCTGAGCAACTttcactaaataataaaaaaaacacgctaACAAAGTAAGTACTCTTCTTAAACAACAAAGAATTGGCTAAACGTCGACAATCCGTTCCGGGTAACGTAAATTATAAACACGAATCAATAGTCCAGTGATTCTCGAGCCGCGGTGGCGGGGTCGGGCCGGGCCGGAGCCGGCTTCCGAGCGCCTCTTCGCGGCGCACGCGGCCGGCGACTCGCATCAGGAGCACGCGAACACGCCCGTGTTCGCTTACAGTGAGGTGTGGAGGTGCGCAGGGCGGCGCGGTCATGAGTCCAGCACCGTCAGGAGCCcgggcggcagcagcggcaCGTCCTGCCGCGGCATCTGTCGCGCCAGCTGCGCGCAGCCCAGGTTCGCGTCGCCCAGCTCCGGGATCGCGTCCAGCAGCGCCAGgcactcgtcctcgacggcccgCCGCGCCTTCTTCCCTACCCATGAGTCATCGCACTCTTCCCGCGCTCGGCGTCGTCTGGCCTCTTTTTCCCGACGCGCCTCTTCACTGAGTCGACAGTATGTGTTATTGATGCATACTGAACGCCTCAGGTCTCTCGCGGGGTCTTCGATGTTCTCTAGTTTCTGCGAGCAGATCTCAATGACCCGCTTTCGTTCCTCGTTAGCGCGGAGGCGCGCCGAGATCATGGAGAGTTTAGGTCTGGCGGCGGGCTCGGTGCGCGGCGGCCCGAACATGTCGTCCTCGAAGGCGTCTGCGACCTCCGCGCCGCGTGAGCTCTCGCGCTCTTCTTGCGGCGTCATTCTGTAACAAAAACGCGGACACATTAGCACATATTAGCGATACGCAAATTTTGGTAATGGTAACGAAATTAGAACAACTTGAAAGTAATTGTatggaaaattataaattagtCGATTTTCTAAACCGAATGAATGCTACGCAGTAGCTCATTAATCACAAagacattatattattaaaagtacGGCGGAATGTGAACGAGTCAAGGAGAAGCCctaattatttcataataacaagtACTAGGTCAATCGGAGAACAATGCATCGAAGTCCGAACGGGCCAATCAGGTTCACAACTCGTTATAATCCGCTCTCCATTCGCAATCACATCAAAACTACAACAGATATTAGCGAACaggtttcaaatataaaaaacaccTTGAAATGCATTTCGTCAacacctacctaaataaatCAGGGGAAATGATGAAGAACCCTGACATAAACATGATCAGCAATCCACTGAGATCTAATCACTATAAAAATGGTAACTCCAATGTCACAAAGTTCAAAACACTGGCACAATACAGGCGCGCAATTCGTCACTTTGTCCTCGACAActataaaaaagcaaaaagactcaagtgaaacaaaaataaatagcgcGGTAAGCGGCGTGCGCGCAGCTCGGCGACCACTCGGCGAATGACAACATACCTCACTGTAGATAAGACATTGAAAAAGCCAATTGCGTCATGTACTGCTACGTACGTATGGAGAGGAAACGGATGACGTAGACCATAGCCGTCATTTTAGACGCTATTGCTTGACTAGTCATGACTCGTcgtattaatttgttttcgaGACAAAAGAGGAGAGTAATATCTTGTGCCCAATTTATGTGAAATATATAATCCGAATGGCACTAGACTCAGCAACACGAGGAAAATACATTGTCCTGTTCGATAAAAATACTATTGTATCTTGACAAAATTAATAAGTTACGAATGCTAATGTAATAGAAAAAACCCAATATGTATTGCAACGATGGAATTACCaggatgataataatatatttaccatTGACTAATTTGGAAATACTTGTACAAAATTACATTAAGTATACGAACGTTGGAGACTTCTCGTTTGAAGCGAGGTGGGCGCATGAAACCATACTCTGGGATAACAAGAACGTTCAGAGGACACTTGAAGTAACAATGTTACCCTTCGACCTTTGCAATTGGTAACGTTACTAGCTactaatacaaaaatacataagccTGAAAGTAAATTACAGACACTTGACCCGTGAAACGAAAAAAGATCTGGAGTAACTGAAACTATGATACTTATAACAAAGGAAAGTACTGAAGGAATTTACAAAGCAAGCGACTTAGTTTTGTGGagaaaatatgtcaatttaGATGTATTAGGACTGTGTTTATATTTTAGAGTTTATGGAATCTCTAATACGAAACAAAGAAAGTAAACAATCCAAGGATTCATAAAAGCTGGACTAGTTGTAGGTGAAACACGTTCGTTCACAATCTTATTATCGAAAAGACGTTACGCGCTACGTGTTAGCGCCAAAATTACCCTTTGCTCAGACCTTTGAATCcaaatcttttgttttaaaacctgattcataataatttatgatcCTCTTATTGCACTTTAATATTACAGTCGTATGTTTGTATTATctcagtttatttattcaaggtAATTTGCAAGCAAAAAGACTTGCTCCGTGAGTTCATATAACTTTTGCTAACTTCTGTACCTTCCTTAATAAGGCTAAATGACGAACAATCTCTACAAATGAGAATGAAGAATTGCATTTTATCGAAAGAAAGACCTGAGAACAATGTATTAAATGAAAATGCAATCGAAAAACACTCAACctgctaaaatataaaattccatGTTGCTCCAATACTGTTTAATGAgcgaaatattaatttcagcATTAAATGTGACGTAATATGGAGTTGAAACAGCTAATATCGATGTTGCTAACTGTTATTGCAGATATCGCCAACACAATTACTTTAATATGATGTAATAAAACTGCAGTAAACGCATTGACAGCAATACTTCCACTGACATTTAAATTGaacgttttctttttaaaccaTAGACAAATAGTGACATGTGTACACCTTTTTAGAAATATGTGTAGCCTCTTTTAAGATTATTATGATCGATCTACTTCTGTTGCTGTAACTTTAGGCCAGTCTTGCGTTTTTCCATTCCAATGAATGTACCGAGTACACTGATTGAAGGTAAAATTTGGTCAATGTCGCCCACATAACTTTATTTTGCCCTTCATTTAAAGTTTGGATTATCGTATTTCCCTGAATTATTAGCAGACTTTATTTCGTGCAAAAATCTCTTTCTTCCAATCGTgttataataatgatttaatttttgatgaaagcaaaaatttttatttacttctcaaaaaaatcataatgtaCAGTGTAgttacaaagaaaattaaatcgattaatcgCAAAACTAATAAATGTGCTCAACACGCTTGGGTCGTGCTTTATTTTTTCGTGTGGCGAATGCGCGACGACAGAGCACCGAGTGTTGGCGACCCCACCAGTTACGATCTAATAAATCTCGCCAGTCGACCGACGCTGCTGCCTACCTGCACTTTCTTTTCTCTGTCCCACACGAGCCGGGGGCAAGAATCCACTGATATGTGAATGCCACCATAATATAGGGGACTTTTTGTAACATTTGACATCGTAGATGACGCGCCCTGTCTGATGCTAGTTCGCCTTTCATGTAGTCCACACAGCGTTTTCGAAATTTATGTAGGACAGTTTAAACTAAACAATGAAGAATTTGAATAAGGTATTCGTTATCAATTCTCCTCGGTTTCGACGAATAAGTCATGTCAGACACAAGTAACGTGAACGTGTGGTTAACTTTTTAATGTGAAAACTTTTCTTTCTCAAATGTTGACGACACGATTTGCTTACTTTATGTTGGTGTTTCATACTGATCATATTTTCTTATTCtaaattttactgattgcatcCTAAAAGCAGTGGAGCCAAGTATGTAAGAAAtggaatgaaaagaaaaaatggAGCAAGGATTTTAGATCGACTCTGGCCAGTGTCACTAAGACTTCGCCAAGCTAAGGCTGCCGTCGCCATAAAGTTGCCAATTTACTTGATAGACTTCGGCGTATAGCAGAAAGTACAGGCTAGATTGCATTAGAAATCATTGCAGACGTATCGAATTCCAATAGGTACACTTCGTATACAAGTCCTTGAAGGCAATAAATGTTTCtatgaagtaggtacttttttgccATACCACTATTTTGTGGGCGTTTTGATAGAGTACCATTTATGGAAAACTTATGATACGATGGATTATCGAATGTAGGTGGAACTGTGGAAGCATGCGATCGGTATGATGGCGGTTTAACGATCCGT is a genomic window of Helicoverpa armigera isolate CAAS_96S chromosome 16, ASM3070526v1, whole genome shotgun sequence containing:
- the LOC110384473 gene encoding uncharacterized protein LOC110384473 isoform X1, whose product is MFMSGFFIISPDLFRMTPQEERESSRGAEVADAFEDDMFGPPRTEPAARPKLSMISARLRANEERKRVIEICSQKLENIEDPARDLRRSVCINNTYCRLSEEARREKEARRRRAREECDDSWVGKKARRAVEDECLALLDAIPELGDANLGCAQLARQMPRQDVPLLPPGLLTVLDS
- the LOC110384473 gene encoding uncharacterized protein LOC110384473 isoform X2, with product MTPQEERESSRGAEVADAFEDDMFGPPRTEPAARPKLSMISARLRANEERKRVIEICSQKLENIEDPARDLRRSVCINNTYCRLSEEARREKEARRRRAREECDDSWVGKKARRAVEDECLALLDAIPELGDANLGCAQLARQMPRQDVPLLPPGLLTVLDS